GCTAGCATGGGCAAAAACGCCATGCGACTTCACTCCCAGCTTCTTAGGGCGGGACTTCTCGCGAACTTTCCTGTCTTTCAACAGGTGAGTCGGTCTAAAACCCGTTTCGAGTTTCTTCTTTTCATTCTGACTTTAGAATCTTCTGCTTTTTTGATTCAGGTATGCTTGTAATTCTCCTTACAGGTTTAAAAAGAAATCAAAAAAAACACCAAAAAAGGAAATCGAACATGCTTGAAACTTATGAAAGAATATTTTATAGAAAAACCAAAATAATGGAGGTTAATATGAAAACAATTCGGGATGCAAAAACATTCGATGAATTATTAGATATAAAATATGGAAAGATCGGAACACCCAGTGGAACATCCAGGAGTTTATCCCGCTGAATAGCGGGAGAACGATCAAACGATCCCGATAATTATCGGGAGGATTTCGATTACACGCAGATGAAAGGCAAACAATAAGAGGATAGTGAGGTTGGTCTGATCTTTATCGAGTACATCATAAGATCGGTTGTGAGCTCTTTCCCCTAAAAACTACATCATATCATTTTACTCTGAATATTTGTACCTTTTTTCTTTAATCTCAAAACGACTGGGAAGTTAATAGACGGCCTTAAGTTATAGACAATTGCGTTTATCAGGATATCGCCTTAAAATAAATTTGATAATTAAGGATTAAGCCTTATATTTGCAAAAATAATTAAGGACATAACCTTATGAAAAATTTACAACAAAAATTAATAATTGAACAGTTAGACAAGAAAATTGAGCAGTTGCATAAGATTGATAACTTAATAATTCCGTCTGAGGGCTGGGTTTATTCAATAAGAACTGCAATGAAAATGTCACTGAGACAATTAGGTAATAGAATGGGTATAACGGCACAAAGTGTTAAAGAAATTGAATTAAGAGAAAAATCTGAAACAATTTCAATAAAGAAATTAACTGCAGTGGCAAGAGCGCTTGACATGAAATTTGTATATGGTTTTATAC
This DNA window, taken from Bacteroidota bacterium, encodes the following:
- a CDS encoding mobile mystery protein A, which translates into the protein MKNLQQKLIIEQLDKKIEQLHKIDNLIIPSEGWVYSIRTAMKMSLRQLGNRMGITAQSVKEIELREKSETISIKKLTAVARALDMKFVYGFIPGEKSIENIIEKRAYEIAERIVLRTSMTMQLEDQENSEARIEKAIKNRAEEIIREMPKYLWD